CCAAAACACTAATCAAAAATAATCTTAATTTTTTTTCAGTTAAATTTTTAGATTTTGACATTGTCATTTTTTGCTCCATGTAAATGAACCATTATTTTTCATGATCCCAAGGTTAGTATTCGTTTCTTATTCTTGGACTTCCGCATAAATATAAATCAAAGAAGCGCAATCTAGTGGCATAGCTGAGTTACTATTAATCATTCTAGAATGGCGTCCACGCTCTCCAAAAATGCAATTAATTAGATCCGAAGCGCCATCTAATACTTTAGGCTGCTCCGTCCAGCGTGAGGTGGGGTTAACATTTAAAACACCTACAACTCTTATGATTTTTTTAACTCGGTTTAAGTCGCCAAGGTGTTTTTTCAATTGCGCCACTGCATTCAATGCAGATAATCGACATGCTTGATAGCCTTCTTCGTCGGTAAGCTCTCCACCTTTGCCTAATTGACCTTCATATTTCAACTCGCCATCAACCCACGGAAGTTGACCGGATGTCATCACGATATTGCCAGTTTGTACTATAGGTTCGTAATTGGACACCGCGTTTGGTGCTGCAGGTAGATCGATACCTAGCATCAATAACTGTGCTTCCGGATTTGTTTTAACAGAATTAAGTGACATGGGTTACTCCTTTTTATCATTTGATAAACAATTCATTAACAGATTAGTCGTGATGATTAATAAGTCAATAGGTTTTCATCTTGAAAATCGCAATTTGCAAACTTAACGACGTAAAAACGATCATCAAGACTTTGTTTTCGCTTTCATTGTCCAAGCTCGTTAGCCAGTACTCTGTGCAAATTTAATGTGAGGTGAACCGAAAGATGACAAATGAACAGTTGAACGATGATTGTAGGTTGTATCGAAAGGGGGACGCTTGACTTCTTTACCCCAAAAAACTGCTGAGCACATTATCGGCGACGCAATTTGTTGGTATGAAGTTCTGCCAACACGGTCGGTGAATAAAATAATGTCCAACAGGTTAACGAGGAACGTCCAAGTGAATCGAAGTGCTTAAAGTGATCGATTTCAATATTTTTTTGATGATAGGCACGGAAAAGTGACAGGCAAATACATCAATGCCCTGTATGGAAATTCGATGAATGAGCCAGGAAGAGTGGTGTGCCCGACCATCATAAAGGCTTGTTTACCTAAGGATCCATAAATGCACTCAGATCCTGTTGCGTAATTGGGTCCGAAAACCAAACTGCCTGACAGTGAGCGTTTGTGATAACCGTACTGCTTTTTCCATTCCTTGTTGGATCCACAGGGTTTCTGACAGCCTACCGCCAAGTCAATAGGGGGGCATTCTCCCAAAGCAGACTTTCTATTGAAGGGATTAGAGGAACTGCTGCATAACCCATATTGTATCTTGACAATCCCTTGCGCCTTCCTAGACAGATCGATGATTCATCGCCGTGTTTGCGTAAGTCAGTGAGGCGAACGTCTGCATCAGTAACCTTCGATAAAGTCAATTC
Above is a window of Vibrio tubiashii DNA encoding:
- a CDS encoding RidA family protein gives rise to the protein MSLNSVKTNPEAQLLMLGIDLPAAPNAVSNYEPIVQTGNIVMTSGQLPWVDGELKYEGQLGKGGELTDEEGYQACRLSALNAVAQLKKHLGDLNRVKKIIRVVGVLNVNPTSRWTEQPKVLDGASDLINCIFGERGRHSRMINSNSAMPLDCASLIYIYAEVQE